Proteins encoded by one window of Pseudomonas tructae:
- a CDS encoding LysR family transcriptional regulator, with the protein MRMTLRQLQIFNEVCDLRSYSRAAEEMNLTQPAVSLQIRQLEELVGQPLFEYVGKKLYLTEAAEALQRASRDIFGRLESLDMQLSDMQGSLQGQLKLAVESSAKYFVPHLFAAFKRLHPEVNLTLTVVNRAQAIRRLSDNRDDLIIMSMVPQDMGLEFLPFLNNPIVAVAPPDHPLCKLDSLRLQDLEPHTLLVREQGSGTRKACEEYFKEKRVHFTQTLEVASADAQRECVIAGLGIALLTRHALNLELATGVLRELPVEELPLYRSWCVVQSKAKRQSPVALAFLAFIRSERAQISGLVERFSGIVPPIPATH; encoded by the coding sequence ATGCGTATGACATTGCGTCAACTTCAGATCTTCAATGAGGTCTGTGATTTGCGTTCCTACAGCCGGGCGGCCGAGGAGATGAACCTGACGCAACCCGCCGTTAGTCTACAGATCCGCCAACTGGAAGAACTGGTCGGCCAACCGCTGTTCGAGTACGTCGGCAAGAAGCTCTACCTGACCGAAGCCGCAGAAGCGCTGCAGCGCGCCAGCCGGGATATCTTCGGCCGCCTGGAAAGCCTCGATATGCAGCTCTCGGATATGCAGGGCTCGCTGCAGGGGCAGCTGAAGCTGGCAGTCGAATCCAGCGCCAAGTACTTCGTCCCGCACCTGTTCGCCGCCTTCAAACGCCTGCACCCGGAAGTCAATCTTACCCTCACGGTGGTCAACCGGGCCCAGGCCATCCGTCGCCTCTCGGACAACCGCGATGATCTGATCATCATGTCCATGGTGCCGCAGGACATGGGCCTGGAGTTCCTGCCGTTCCTCAACAACCCGATTGTCGCCGTCGCCCCGCCTGATCACCCGCTGTGCAAGCTCGATAGCCTGCGCCTGCAGGACCTGGAGCCGCATACCTTGCTGGTACGCGAACAGGGATCGGGGACGCGCAAGGCCTGCGAGGAATACTTCAAGGAAAAGCGCGTGCACTTCACTCAGACGCTGGAAGTAGCCTCGGCCGATGCTCAGCGTGAGTGCGTGATTGCCGGCCTGGGCATCGCCCTGCTGACCCGCCACGCCCTGAACCTGGAACTGGCCACAGGCGTGCTGCGCGAGCTGCCGGTTGAGGAACTGCCGCTGTACCGCAGTTGGTGCGTGGTGCAATCCAAGGCCAAGCGGCAGTCGCCGGTGGCCCTGGCGTTTTTAGCGTTCATTCGCAGCGAACGTGCACAGATCAGCGGGCTTGTTGAGCGTTTCTCTGGGATTGTGCCGCCGATACCTGCCACACATTGA
- a CDS encoding PA3496 family putative envelope integrity protein: MAREFDGSYQPNAKSRKQQEKDQRRMEFRRAIESYSEQRRLLQEITDYADVQSVNVWQVSAAQSQRNAQQAR; this comes from the coding sequence ATGGCTCGTGAATTCGATGGCTCGTACCAACCCAACGCCAAATCCCGCAAGCAGCAGGAAAAAGACCAGCGCCGCATGGAGTTTCGCCGCGCGATCGAAAGCTACTCCGAGCAGCGCCGTCTGCTGCAGGAAATCACCGACTACGCCGACGTGCAGAGCGTCAATGTGTGGCAGGTATCGGCGGCACAATCCCAGAGAAACGCTCAACAAGCCCGCTGA
- the hexR gene encoding transcriptional regulator HexR, with protein sequence MNLLQHIAQSRHLLRKSELKVADHVLLDPAAVMHSSMADLAHSVGISEPTIVRFCRAIGCSGFQDLKLKLAQSLAAGASFGQFAIHEDDSVADYSLKIFDTTLHTLMEVREHLDAQALQRAVTAMAQAQRVEFYGFGASGAVAADAQHKFFRLLLTAAAYSDPHMQAMSAVTLKPGDVAICISQSGRSKDLLITANLVRESGATLITLCPSQTPLAELSTVNLAIDVHEDTEIYTPLTSRIAHLVVIDVLAMGVAMARGPSLVNHLKSVKRSLRSLRLSPKSIKAMDD encoded by the coding sequence TTGAATCTGTTGCAACACATCGCCCAGTCGCGCCATCTGCTACGCAAATCGGAACTCAAGGTTGCCGATCACGTGCTGCTTGATCCTGCAGCCGTCATGCACAGCTCCATGGCTGACCTTGCCCACAGTGTCGGCATCAGTGAGCCGACCATCGTGCGTTTTTGCCGTGCGATCGGTTGTTCCGGTTTCCAGGACCTCAAGCTCAAGCTGGCCCAGAGCCTGGCGGCGGGTGCGAGTTTCGGCCAGTTCGCCATTCATGAAGACGACTCGGTTGCCGACTACAGCCTGAAAATTTTCGACACCACCCTGCATACCCTGATGGAAGTGCGTGAGCACCTCGATGCACAGGCCTTGCAGCGTGCCGTGACCGCCATGGCCCAGGCCCAGCGCGTCGAGTTCTACGGTTTTGGTGCCTCCGGCGCGGTGGCGGCCGATGCTCAGCACAAGTTCTTCCGCCTGTTGCTGACTGCTGCGGCCTACTCCGATCCACACATGCAGGCGATGTCGGCGGTAACCCTCAAGCCTGGCGACGTGGCCATCTGCATTTCCCAGTCGGGGCGTTCCAAGGACCTGCTGATCACTGCCAACCTGGTGCGTGAAAGCGGCGCTACGCTGATTACCCTGTGCCCGAGCCAGACACCACTGGCGGAGCTGTCGACCGTCAACCTGGCCATCGATGTGCACGAAGACACCGAAATCTACACCCCGCTGACCTCGCGTATCGCCCACCTGGTGGTGATCGACGTGCTGGCCATGGGCGTTGCCATGGCCCGCGGCCCAAGCCTGGTCAACCACTTGAAAAGCGTCAAACGCAGCTTGCGCAGCCTGCGCTTGTCGCCCAAGTCGATCAAGGCGATGGACGACTGA
- the zwf gene encoding glucose-6-phosphate dehydrogenase, which produces MTIPCDIMVFGGTGDLALHKLLPALYHLYREARLHAAVRIIALARSNLPRSEFLKLAERRCRAQIARADFDEDVWARFSARLDYFPMDASQSADFVRLARFLGEAGGLTRIYYLATAPNLFVPIANHLKIAGLADHDARIVLEKPIGHSLESATAINEAFGAVFAESQVFRIDHYLGKETVQNLMALRFANALLEPVWRNSQIDHVQISVCETLGVENRGAYYDRAGATRDMLQNHLLQLLCLVAMEPPAQFEAESVRDEKVKILKALQPISDQDVQDKTVRGQYSAGKIGGQEVPAYYFEKDVDNDSDTETFVAVEAHINNWRWAGVPFYLRTGKRLAKRSSQIVIQFKPVPHRLFEGGQANQLLIQLQPDERISLQMMTKTPGKGMRLEPVELNLNLAQVFGQTRRWDAYERLLLDVLEGDSTLFMRRDEVEAAWAWIDPILTGWQEHFQAPRPYHAGSNGPDQAHSLLAHQGRAWHL; this is translated from the coding sequence TTGACTATCCCTTGCGACATCATGGTGTTCGGCGGCACCGGTGACCTGGCCCTGCACAAACTGCTTCCGGCGCTCTACCACCTGTATCGCGAGGCTCGCCTGCACGCAGCCGTACGCATCATCGCCCTGGCCCGCAGCAATCTGCCGCGCAGCGAATTCCTCAAGCTTGCCGAACGCCGCTGTCGGGCGCAGATCGCCCGGGCCGACTTCGACGAGGATGTCTGGGCACGTTTCTCGGCGCGGTTGGACTACTTCCCCATGGATGCCTCGCAAAGCGCCGATTTCGTCCGCCTGGCGCGGTTTCTCGGCGAAGCGGGCGGCCTGACCCGCATCTACTACCTGGCCACCGCCCCCAACCTGTTCGTACCGATTGCCAACCACCTGAAAATCGCCGGGCTGGCCGATCACGACGCGCGCATCGTGCTGGAAAAACCCATCGGCCATTCGCTGGAGTCGGCCACGGCAATCAACGAAGCCTTTGGCGCCGTTTTTGCCGAATCGCAGGTGTTTCGTATAGACCACTACCTGGGCAAGGAAACGGTGCAGAACCTCATGGCCCTGCGCTTTGCCAACGCCCTGCTCGAGCCGGTGTGGCGCAACAGCCAGATCGACCACGTGCAGATCAGCGTGTGCGAAACCCTCGGGGTCGAGAACCGCGGCGCCTACTACGACCGTGCCGGCGCCACCCGCGACATGCTGCAGAACCACCTGCTGCAGTTGCTCTGCCTGGTGGCCATGGAGCCGCCGGCGCAGTTCGAGGCCGAATCGGTGCGCGACGAGAAAGTGAAGATCCTCAAGGCCCTGCAACCGATCAGCGACCAGGATGTGCAGGACAAGACCGTGCGCGGCCAGTACAGCGCCGGCAAGATTGGCGGTCAGGAAGTTCCGGCCTACTACTTCGAGAAAGATGTCGACAACGACAGCGATACCGAGACCTTCGTCGCCGTTGAAGCGCACATCAACAACTGGCGCTGGGCCGGGGTGCCCTTCTACCTGCGCACTGGCAAGCGCCTGGCCAAGCGCTCGTCGCAGATTGTCATCCAGTTCAAACCAGTGCCGCACCGCCTGTTCGAAGGCGGCCAGGCCAACCAGTTGCTGATACAGCTACAACCCGATGAACGGATCAGCCTGCAGATGATGACCAAGACCCCCGGCAAAGGCATGCGCCTGGAACCGGTGGAGCTGAACCTGAACCTGGCCCAGGTGTTTGGCCAAACTCGCCGCTGGGACGCCTACGAGCGGCTGCTGCTGGATGTGCTCGAAGGCGACTCGACGCTGTTCATGCGCCGTGACGAGGTCGAGGCGGCCTGGGCCTGGATCGACCCAATCCTGACCGGCTGGCAGGAGCACTTCCAGGCGCCGCGGCCTTACCACGCCGGCAGCAACGGCCCGGACCAGGCCCACAGCCTGCTGGCACACCAGGGGCGTGCCTGGCATCTCTAA
- a CDS encoding EAL domain-containing protein translates to MTLGSDSVSAPAQAHRSIRKHFATQLAVERTRLLYQGSLLPTLFMLLNGLVCAWLLWSPARYLLVSVWIVWLMALVAMRVIQVAAFDAAMPDRQAQPSWWRMFLLGSAFSGLTLASAAIALVPVDNFVQQAWVFGLLGAATLSASIAYAVSLPAFLSFTLPCLLPPIAFLFCNGDEQQRGWGWLGLILLAALSVVAWQVNRLIERGLLRRFQNQELIEHLQAAQSRSERLNQALAQEVEQRRLIEEQLREAQIGLESRVAQRSQELDVANQALSKSEQRLALALEASELGLWDWNLETDEIHHTQLRELFGLEPEQVQEMLAHLKPRLHPDDVPLLKRTLVEHLKGRSEDYRIDYRVRHRQGHWCWIEDRGRAVERSANGRVLRMLGTRREISAQKAQEEQQRLAATVFEAASEGIVILDPDYVLLAVNQAFCRVTGYSREELLQGQLLELPCSRDARRHSQAIESALEQQGGWQGELVEARKNGELYPQWLQLNGVRDARGNLTSIVGFFTDLSARRESEERLRYLAHYDELTGLANRALFRLRLHEAGQRLRQSGRGLALLHIDLDRFKLLNDSLGHEVADHLLKQMAQRISNAMPEADTVARLSGDEFAVLFDAYSNLSSLVRVATRLLDKLRVPLRVDGHELVISASVGISLLADTSRDVTVLVSQANTAMQHAKHLGGDNFQFYTESLQASTLQRLQLENHLRKAIEERQLQVYYQPKLCLASGRLHAAEALVRWQHPQWGMVPPSDFIGLAEETGLIAPMGEFVLRQACWQACEWQRMGLEPIRVSVNLSVYQLRQGKLVSLVRQVLDESGLAPHLLELELTESQLLDSVEHIITTFRQLHELGVKLAIDDFGTGYSSLSYLKRFPVDYVKIDQAFIRGLSEGSEDAAITRAIIAMAQSLDLQVVAEGVETREQLDFLRKQGCNEVQGYLISRPVPAQELAGLLASRYSF, encoded by the coding sequence ATGACACTCGGTTCCGACTCCGTGAGCGCTCCTGCTCAAGCGCACCGGAGTATTCGCAAACACTTCGCGACCCAACTGGCTGTCGAGCGCACCCGCCTGCTGTACCAGGGCTCGTTGCTGCCGACTTTGTTCATGCTGCTCAACGGCCTGGTCTGTGCCTGGTTGCTTTGGAGCCCGGCACGCTACCTGCTGGTCAGCGTTTGGATCGTCTGGCTGATGGCCCTGGTCGCCATGCGAGTGATTCAGGTGGCCGCCTTTGACGCTGCCATGCCGGATCGACAGGCCCAGCCCAGTTGGTGGCGAATGTTCCTGCTGGGTTCGGCCTTCAGTGGCCTGACCCTGGCAAGTGCGGCGATCGCCCTGGTGCCTGTTGATAACTTTGTACAGCAGGCCTGGGTGTTCGGCTTGCTGGGGGCGGCGACGTTATCGGCCAGCATAGCGTACGCGGTCAGCCTGCCAGCCTTCCTGAGTTTTACCTTGCCCTGCCTGCTGCCGCCAATCGCTTTCCTGTTCTGCAATGGTGATGAACAGCAGCGCGGCTGGGGTTGGCTTGGCCTGATTCTTTTGGCCGCCTTGTCGGTGGTGGCCTGGCAGGTCAACCGGTTGATCGAGCGCGGGCTGTTGCGGCGCTTTCAGAACCAGGAGCTGATCGAGCACCTGCAGGCCGCGCAAAGCCGCAGCGAGCGGCTCAATCAGGCCCTGGCCCAGGAGGTCGAGCAGCGTCGGCTGATCGAGGAGCAACTTCGCGAGGCCCAGATTGGCCTGGAGTCGCGGGTGGCCCAGCGTAGCCAGGAACTGGATGTGGCCAACCAGGCCCTGAGCAAGAGTGAACAGCGTCTGGCCCTGGCCCTGGAAGCCAGCGAGCTGGGGCTGTGGGATTGGAACCTGGAAACGGACGAGATCCACCACACCCAATTGCGCGAGTTGTTTGGCCTTGAGCCTGAACAGGTTCAGGAGATGCTCGCCCACCTCAAGCCACGCTTGCACCCCGATGACGTGCCTCTGCTAAAGCGCACCCTGGTCGAGCACCTCAAAGGCCGCAGCGAGGACTATCGCATCGATTACCGGGTGCGCCACCGCCAGGGCCATTGGTGCTGGATCGAGGACCGTGGCCGGGCAGTGGAGCGCAGCGCCAATGGCCGCGTATTGCGCATGCTTGGCACCCGGCGCGAGATCAGCGCGCAAAAGGCCCAGGAAGAGCAACAGCGCCTGGCCGCGACGGTGTTCGAGGCTGCCAGTGAAGGGATCGTGATTCTCGATCCGGACTACGTGTTGCTGGCGGTCAATCAGGCCTTCTGCCGGGTGACCGGCTACAGCCGCGAAGAGCTGCTGCAGGGCCAACTGCTGGAGTTGCCGTGCAGTCGCGATGCCCGCCGGCATTCTCAGGCGATCGAAAGTGCCCTGGAGCAGCAGGGCGGCTGGCAGGGCGAGCTGGTTGAGGCGCGCAAGAATGGTGAGCTGTATCCACAGTGGCTACAGCTCAATGGTGTGCGCGACGCACGGGGCAACCTGACCAGCATCGTCGGCTTCTTTACCGACCTGTCGGCACGCCGCGAGTCCGAGGAGCGTCTGCGCTACCTGGCCCACTATGACGAGTTGACCGGCCTGGCCAACCGCGCGTTGTTCCGCCTGCGTTTGCACGAGGCTGGCCAGCGCTTGCGTCAGAGCGGGCGCGGTCTGGCGTTGCTGCATATTGACCTGGACCGTTTCAAACTGCTCAACGACAGCCTTGGCCACGAAGTTGCCGACCACTTGCTCAAGCAGATGGCCCAGCGCATCAGCAATGCCATGCCCGAAGCCGACACGGTGGCGCGGCTGTCCGGTGACGAATTCGCCGTGCTGTTCGATGCCTACAGCAACCTGTCCAGCCTGGTGCGGGTGGCCACCCGCCTGCTCGACAAACTGCGGGTGCCACTGCGTGTCGATGGCCATGAACTGGTCATCAGCGCTTCAGTGGGCATCAGCCTGCTGGCTGACACCTCAAGGGATGTCACGGTGCTGGTCAGCCAGGCCAATACCGCCATGCAGCATGCCAAGCACCTGGGCGGGGACAACTTCCAGTTCTACACCGAGAGCCTGCAGGCCAGCACCTTGCAGCGCCTGCAGCTGGAAAACCACCTGCGCAAGGCCATCGAAGAGCGCCAGTTGCAGGTCTATTACCAACCCAAGCTGTGCCTGGCCAGTGGCCGACTGCACGCCGCCGAGGCACTGGTGCGCTGGCAGCATCCGCAATGGGGCATGGTGCCTCCCTCCGACTTCATTGGCCTTGCCGAAGAAACCGGACTGATTGCACCGATGGGCGAGTTCGTCCTGCGTCAGGCTTGCTGGCAGGCCTGCGAGTGGCAGCGCATGGGCCTTGAGCCGATCCGCGTGTCGGTCAACCTGTCGGTTTACCAGTTGCGCCAAGGCAAGCTGGTCAGCCTGGTGCGTCAGGTGCTCGATGAAAGTGGACTGGCGCCGCACCTGCTGGAGCTGGAGTTGACGGAAAGCCAGTTGCTCGACAGCGTCGAACACATCATTACCACGTTCCGCCAACTGCACGAGCTGGGGGTGAAGCTGGCCATCGATGATTTCGGCACCGGCTATTCTTCGCTCAGTTACCTCAAGCGCTTCCCGGTGGACTACGTGAAAATCGATCAGGCCTTCATCCGCGGCCTGAGCGAGGGCAGCGAAGACGCGGCCATCACTCGGGCAATCATCGCCATGGCCCAGAGCCTCGACCTGCAGGTGGTAGCCGAAGGCGTGGAAACCCGCGAACAGTTGGATTTCCTGCGCAAGCAAGGTTGCAACGAAGTGCAGGGCTACCTGATCAGCCGGCCGGTTCCGGCTCAGGAGCTGGCCGGGTTACTGGCCAGCCGCTACTCCTTTTAG
- the uvrD gene encoding DNA helicase II has product MRDDLSLLLNSLNDAQRQAVAAPVGRQLVLAGAGSGKTRVLVHRIAWLIQVVQASPHSILSVTFTNKAAAEMRQRIEQLMGINPAGMWVGTFHGLAHRLLRAHWQEAGLNQNFQILDSDDQQRLVKRVIRELGLDEQRWPARQAQWFINGQKDEGLRPQHIQTSGDLFLGTMRSIYEAYEAACQRAGVIDFSELLLRALDLWRDHPGLLEHYQRRFRHLLVDEFQDTNAVQYAWLRLLAKGGDSLMVVGDDDQSIYGWRGAKIENIHQYTADFPDAELIRLEQNYRSTAGILKAANALIANNSGRLGKELWTDGGDGEPLSLYAAFNEHDEARYVVESIESALKTGLARSDIAILYRSNAQSRVLEEALLRERIPYRIYGGQRFFERAEIKNAMAYLRLLEGRGNDAALERVINVPPRGIGEKTVEAIREHARHAQVSMWESMNLLIANKALKGRAASALGAFMEMIENLTAKVLEMPLHLMTQTVIEQSGLIIYHQEEKGEKGQARVENLEELVSAARNFENSEEDAELSPLAAFLGHASLEAGDAQADEHEDSIQLMTLHSAKGLEFPHVFLVGMEEGLFPHKMSLEEPGRLEEERRLAYVGITRAMQQLVMTYAETRRLYGSETYNKVSRFVREIPAGLVQEVRLSNSVSRPFGSGQQQNSSSLFANANIPQTAFNLGQRVQHAVFGEGVILNFEGSGAQARVQVNFAEGSKWLMLGYAKLEAL; this is encoded by the coding sequence ATGCGCGATGATCTCTCTCTCCTGTTGAACTCTCTCAACGACGCCCAACGCCAGGCTGTAGCTGCGCCGGTTGGTCGTCAGTTGGTCCTGGCCGGTGCCGGCTCCGGCAAGACCCGTGTGCTGGTGCACCGTATCGCCTGGTTGATCCAGGTCGTGCAGGCCTCGCCGCACTCGATTCTCTCAGTAACCTTCACCAACAAGGCCGCAGCCGAGATGCGCCAGCGTATCGAACAGCTGATGGGCATCAACCCGGCCGGTATGTGGGTAGGTACCTTCCACGGCCTGGCACACCGCCTGTTGCGTGCGCACTGGCAAGAAGCCGGTCTGAACCAGAACTTCCAGATCCTCGACAGCGACGACCAGCAACGCCTGGTCAAGCGGGTGATCCGCGAGCTGGGCCTGGATGAGCAGCGCTGGCCAGCGCGCCAGGCGCAGTGGTTCATCAACGGCCAGAAGGACGAAGGCCTGCGCCCGCAGCACATCCAGACCAGTGGCGACCTGTTCCTGGGCACCATGCGCAGCATTTATGAAGCCTACGAGGCAGCTTGCCAGCGCGCCGGGGTCATCGACTTCTCCGAGCTGCTGCTACGCGCCCTGGACCTGTGGCGCGACCACCCGGGCCTGCTCGAACACTACCAGCGGCGGTTCCGCCACTTGCTGGTCGACGAATTCCAGGATACCAACGCCGTGCAGTACGCCTGGCTGCGGTTGCTGGCCAAGGGTGGCGACAGCCTGATGGTGGTCGGCGACGACGACCAGTCGATTTACGGCTGGCGCGGCGCCAAGATCGAGAATATTCATCAGTACACCGCCGACTTCCCCGACGCCGAACTGATCCGCCTGGAGCAGAACTACCGCTCCACCGCCGGCATCCTCAAGGCGGCCAATGCCCTGATCGCCAACAACAGCGGGCGCCTGGGCAAAGAGCTGTGGACCGACGGTGGCGACGGCGAGCCGCTGAGCCTGTACGCCGCCTTCAACGAACACGACGAAGCCCGTTACGTGGTCGAGAGCATCGAAAGCGCGCTCAAGACCGGCCTGGCCCGCAGCGACATCGCCATCCTTTATCGCTCCAACGCCCAGTCGCGGGTGCTGGAAGAAGCGCTGCTGCGCGAGCGTATCCCTTACCGCATCTACGGCGGCCAGCGCTTCTTCGAACGCGCAGAAATCAAGAACGCCATGGCCTACCTGCGCCTGCTCGAAGGCCGTGGCAATGATGCGGCCCTTGAACGGGTAATCAACGTGCCGCCACGCGGCATCGGTGAGAAAACTGTCGAAGCGATTCGCGAACACGCGCGCCATGCCCAGGTTTCGATGTGGGAGTCGATGAACCTGCTGATCGCCAACAAGGCACTCAAGGGTCGCGCCGCCAGTGCCTTGGGTGCGTTCATGGAAATGATCGAGAACCTCACGGCCAAAGTCCTGGAAATGCCCCTGCACCTGATGACCCAGACAGTCATTGAACAGTCCGGGCTGATCATCTATCACCAGGAAGAAAAAGGCGAAAAAGGCCAGGCCCGGGTAGAAAACCTCGAGGAACTGGTCAGCGCCGCGCGCAACTTCGAAAATAGCGAAGAAGACGCCGAACTGTCGCCATTGGCGGCGTTCCTCGGCCACGCCTCGCTGGAAGCCGGCGACGCCCAGGCCGACGAGCACGAAGACAGCATCCAGCTGATGACCCTGCACAGCGCCAAGGGCCTTGAGTTCCCCCATGTGTTCCTGGTCGGCATGGAAGAAGGCCTGTTCCCGCACAAGATGAGCCTGGAAGAGCCCGGCCGCCTGGAAGAAGAACGCCGCCTGGCCTACGTTGGCATCACCCGTGCCATGCAACAGCTGGTGATGACCTATGCCGAAACCCGCAGGCTTTACGGCAGCGAGACTTACAACAAGGTCTCGCGTTTCGTCCGTGAGATCCCGGCCGGCCTGGTTCAGGAAGTGCGTTTGTCCAACAGCGTCAGTCGCCCGTTCGGCTCTGGCCAGCAGCAGAACTCGAGCAGCCTGTTCGCCAACGCCAACATCCCACAGACCGCCTTCAATCTGGGCCAGCGGGTGCAGCACGCAGTGTTCGGTGAAGGTGTCATCCTCAACTTCGAAGGCTCCGGCGCCCAGGCCCGGGTCCAGGTCAATTTCGCCGAAGGCAGCAAGTGGTTGATGCTTGGCTACGCCAAACTGGAAGCCCTGTAA
- a CDS encoding Tim44 domain-containing protein — MQRFLSIALALCIGLTMSLDANAKRMGGGKSSGAAPIHQTRQATPTTPAASPTAPGRAPAAASGASRWLGPLAGLAAGGLLASMFMGDGFDGMQIFDILIMAVIAFLVFRFIAARRRKQQPQMAAAGHAPFQREAHQQPAQPSIFGGSAAPAAARPVINAPAWFNEQNFLAAARNHFQSLQQHWDANEMDKIAEFVTPQMLQFLKQERADLGDGFQSTYIDDLNVQLEGVDDRADKTIATLTFSGVSKTSRFDQGEVFSESWNMERAPGENQPWLVAGIRQNG, encoded by the coding sequence ATGCAACGTTTTCTTAGCATCGCCTTGGCGTTGTGCATCGGCCTGACGATGAGCCTCGACGCCAACGCCAAACGCATGGGCGGCGGCAAAAGTTCAGGCGCCGCGCCGATCCACCAGACCCGTCAGGCAACCCCGACCACTCCGGCTGCCTCGCCCACCGCGCCAGGTCGCGCACCTGCCGCCGCCAGCGGTGCTTCGCGCTGGCTCGGTCCTCTGGCCGGCCTCGCCGCCGGTGGCCTGCTGGCCTCCATGTTCATGGGCGATGGCTTCGATGGCATGCAGATCTTCGACATCCTGATCATGGCGGTTATCGCCTTCCTGGTGTTCCGCTTCATCGCCGCCCGTCGCCGCAAGCAGCAGCCTCAAATGGCCGCAGCCGGTCACGCACCATTCCAGCGTGAAGCGCACCAGCAACCGGCCCAACCGTCGATTTTCGGTGGCTCCGCGGCGCCTGCCGCTGCCCGTCCGGTCATCAACGCCCCGGCCTGGTTCAACGAGCAGAACTTCCTGGCTGCTGCCCGCAACCACTTCCAGTCGCTGCAGCAGCACTGGGACGCCAACGAAATGGACAAGATCGCCGAGTTCGTCACGCCACAGATGCTGCAGTTCCTCAAGCAGGAGCGTGCTGATCTGGGTGATGGCTTCCAGTCCACCTACATCGACGACCTGAACGTGCAGCTTGAAGGTGTCGACGACCGCGCCGACAAGACCATCGCCACCCTGACCTTCAGCGGCGTGTCGAAAACCTCGCGCTTCGACCAGGGCGAAGTGTTCAGCGAAAGCTGGAACATGGAACGTGCGCCGGGCGAAAACCAGCCTTGGCTGGTCGCCGGGATCCGTCAGAACGGCTGA
- a CDS encoding SMI1/KNR4 family protein produces MEEVIEQLREANEPVPVPLELPDEDQLVEIEEELFINIPFVFKEFLLTVSDVVYGGLEPVTVTDPQSHTYLPDVAANAWDAGVPRDLIPICQDGDDYYCVEEDGTVVLWSGEEEVVTEESWESVWHWARDVWLES; encoded by the coding sequence GTGGAAGAAGTCATCGAACAGCTCCGAGAAGCCAATGAACCGGTACCGGTGCCGCTGGAGTTGCCGGACGAAGACCAACTGGTCGAAATCGAAGAAGAGTTGTTCATCAACATTCCGTTCGTCTTCAAGGAATTCCTGCTGACGGTCAGCGATGTGGTCTATGGCGGCCTGGAGCCGGTCACCGTCACCGATCCCCAGTCGCATACCTACTTGCCGGACGTGGCGGCCAATGCCTGGGACGCGGGTGTGCCACGCGACCTGATTCCCATCTGTCAGGACGGCGACGACTACTACTGCGTCGAAGAAGACGGCACCGTGGTGCTGTGGTCCGGCGAAGAAGAGGTCGTTACTGAAGAGAGCTGGGAATCGGTCTGGCACTGGGCGCGGGATGTCTGGCTGGAAAGCTGA